AGGCCGGCCCAGCGGTGGTGGCCGTCAACGATAAGGTATATATCCTCGCCCGGGACCTTGGCGAGGAGCATCGGCTTCCAGAAGATTCCACTGCCAGTGACACTCTCAATGAAGTCCTCGAGCTCCTTCTGAACGAGCTGCTCGTGGGGCTTCATCTTGTCAAGCTCGATAAAAACGTAGTCAACCTTCTTCGTTGGGATGTCATACTTCGGAACCTTTTCAACTCCCATTCTTAACCCTCCGTGAGATTAAACTGCGGGCTAAAATCAACGACAGGGATAAAAAGGCTTTCCCTTTCATACAGGCATGTCCTTCCGGCTATCCTCCGATAATCTCTCAAAAAATCTGAGGATTTTAAGGAACAAGGGTTAAAACTCCGGAAGGTGTAAACAAGTCCGATGAGGAACGTTGCTGAGTTACCCCTTCACGGCGGCCACGTCCCCCCGTGGCTCGCACATAGGATGAGGAAACTCACCCGGTTAGTCCTCCTTCTCGCGGTCGATGAGTACGGGACAAAAGGTCTTCTGGAAAGGCTCTCCGACCCTGTGTGGTTTCAGGCCTTCAACAACGTCATCGGAATGGACTGGGACTCCTCGGGCTCGACGACGGTAACCGCAGGAATGATAAAGGACGTTCTCTGGAGGGAGGAATTTGGAGTAAAAGCGGCCGGCGGAAAGGGTAAGAAGAGCAGGGCAACACCGGAGGAGCTGAGGGAGATAGTGGAACTATACGGGCTAGACCCTAAACCCTACATCAGAACCTCCCGGCTGGTCGCGAAGGTCGATACAGTTGCCCTCCAGACTGGCTACCAACTCTACCATCACGTCTTCTTCCTCGACGAGGAGGGCAACTGGGCGGTTATACAGCAGGGGATGAACAAGAGGGAGAGAATGGCAAGGCGCTTCCACTGGTTTGACGCTGAGACCTTCGCCCTCGACCCCCACAAGGCGATAGCTGGCCTGAAGGCGGAGTTTGCCCTCAACACCGTATCAAGGGAGGGCAGAGAGTACCAAAAGACCCTCCTAGACATTGTCCAGGAAAAGCCGGCGAAGATAGAGCGCGAGCTTGAGAGTTTGAAGGCAATGGCGAAGGGCTACCGCCCGCTGGTCTATTACAAGCCCCGTGAGCCCTGGGAAAAGGACCTGCTAAAGCGCTACGAGAGCCTCGGGAGGATTGAGCTGAACAAGAAAGCCCTCGAGTTCGCCCGCGAGCTGAGTGTGAATAACTACGAGGAGTTCCTCCTTCTCAAGGGCCTCGGTCCGAGCACGCTCAGGGCTCTCTCGCTGGTTCTGGAGCTGGTTTATGACGTTCACCCAAGCTGGAAGGACCCTGTAACGCACCCGCCGGACCCCTTCAAGTTCACCTACGCCGTCGGGGGCAAAGACAGAGTACCGTTCCCAATAGACAAGCCGGCCTACGGTGAGCTGATTTCCTTCCTTGAAGAGCTCGTCTCGCGGCACCCTGAGGAGAAATCCCTCGTGAGAAACGTGACGAGGATCACCAAAAACTGGAAGTTCCCTGAGGGGGAGAAAAAGGCTACCTAGCCCGCATACAGACCATACTCCCCTGTGGCACCCTGAGTTCCCTCGCTATCGGCTTGCACTTTGCTTTGAGCAGGTAGAAAATCCTGCCGTCTTTCACCTCGCTGAGAGTCTCAAAGTTGCCCTGTCCCTTGGCAATTATCACTTGTGCCCTCTCAAAGACCTCCTTGAACTCTTCTGAGACTCTATCAAGCGGAACACCGACTATCCTCGTCCCGGCTGAGATGATCTCGGTAAACCCATCAAAACCCGCCTCCCTCAGGTCTTCGACGGTGGCGTCGTTGATTATCGGCCCTTCCTTTCCCGCAACGTAGATTTCAAGGTGCGGGAAGGCCTCCTTCAGCTTCTTTATGAAGAGCCTGTCGAAGTATATCTCCCCGCAGTTGTCCGTGAGGTAGAGGAGGGTTCTGGCCCTTCCAAGCTCTTCAAAGAGCTCCCCAGACTCATCAACGTAGAGCTCCTCGCCGAGCATGGTCTTAACGTCCTCCTCAATCTTTTCGGGGGCGTACCCCACGGCGAAGTCGATGACGTTGCCGATTATGGCGAGCTTGAGGGCAGTCTTCAGGTCGATTTTCTCCGCTTCCTTCTCGATGTCGGAAACAACTCCCTCCGCAAGCCTGTTCGAGAGCTCCTTGTAATCCCTGAACGGGTCGTCGTTGCCGATAGCCCTGTAAACACCGAGAAATACCTCGCTCCCAAAAATCGCGGGGATTGAATCATTGTTTATCCTCGCCATCAGCTTCGCGGCCTCGATGACGCCCCTCTTCCTAAGCTTCAGATCGTTCGTTCCAATCTCCACTATCTTCTGACACTGATTCGCGGCACAGGCAAAGCACTCGTAGTGAATCTTCATGGGGGATCACCGGAGGATGAAAGATCATGGGCTTTTTAACACCACCGGCAGAACCGCATGGGACGAAGCCCCACTCCATGAGTTCGGGGGTACAGGAAGCTTTGCAAAGCAAAATATCAGAGATGAGGGATCCTCTGGAGGCTGCTCTCTTGAGGGCTTAACTCACCCCTTCAAAAGGGATCCACCCCCCAAATGGCAAGTTTAATAAGAAACAGGCTTAGATTACCATTTTGGACGAGAATCGCGAACCTAAGAGCAAAAAACCAGTGTGCACTATCCAAGTGCAACTTTAAAAGCAGGGTTTAATTCTTAAATCAAACCCTCAGACGGTTTCAACTTTAATCAGCACCCAAAGGGCGCTTCGGGCAGTGAAACACTCCCCAAGAGCCGAATGAGCAGAAAACCCCCTTCCGAAACGCAACTTGTAGAAAAGCACTTTATTTTCCGCCAGCGCTTTGCGAGGCAAAGGGCTGAATGGCGCCGGGGCAGGGATTTGAACCCTGGTGGGCAAACGCCCACTGGCTCTCCAGGCCAGCGCCTTCCCAAGCTAGGCTACCCCGGCGCATAAATGAGAGGAATCAGGAGATAAGCTCGATCTCGATGGTGACGTCTTCCGGAACGCGGATGCGCATGATCTGGCGCATAGCCCTTTCGTCGGCCTCTATGTCAACGAGCCTCTTGTGAACGCGAAGCTCGAACTTGTCAAAGGTTGCGGTTCCCTCGCCATCGGGGCTTTTCCTGGTGGTGATCCTAATCCTCTTCGTCGGGAGCGGTATGGGACCGCTCATCCTGACGCCGGTCCTCTCTGCTATCTGTTTGATCTGGTCGGTGACCTCGTTGAGGGCCTTAATGTCCGTGCTTGCAAGTTTAATCCTCGCCTTCTGCATTTCCGTCCCTCCTAATATTCAGGGAGTAAAGGAAAGACCAGAGAAGGGGCTTCACTCACCCTTCTGGACTGATATGACCATACCTGCAGCAACGGTCTGGCCCATGTCACGGATGGCAAAGCGACCCATCTGCGGGATCTCCTTGACCGGCTCGATGACCATCGGCTTGGTTGGCCTGAGGACGACGATAGCCGAGTCACCGGTCTTGATGAACTGCGGGTTCTCCTCGACGATGTTTCCAGTCCTCGGGTCGAGCTTAGCCAGGAGCTGCTCGAACTTGACGGCAACCTGGAGGGTGTGTGCGTGGAGGACCGGGGTGTATCCGATGGTTATTGCAGTCGGGTGGTTGAGGACGATGATCTGGGCCTTGAAGGTGTCCTTCGGCCTGACGACGGTCGGCGGGGTGTCCGGGTGGCCGGCAACGTCACCGCGCTTTATGTCGTTCTTGCCGACACCGCGGACGTTGAATCCGATGTTGTCACCGGGGTAAGCCTCCGGCATGGCTTCGTGGTGCATCTCGATGGACTTGACCTCACCCTTTATGTCCTTGTGGAAGATTGTTGAAGCCGGCTCGAAGAGGACGACATCACCAACCTTGAGGACACCGGTCTCTACCCTACCAACGGGAACGGTACCGACACCCTTGATGGAGTAGACATCTTGAATTGGGATGCGAAGCGGCTTGTCGGTCGGCTTCGGCGGCTCCGGGATCTGGTCAAGGGCCTCAAAGAGGGTCGGGCCGTTGTACCAGGGCATCTTGTCGCTCTTGTGGACGATGTTGTCACCGTTCCAAGCGCTGGTGGGGATGATCTGGACGTTCTTGTAGCCGAGCATCATGAGGAGCTTCTTAACCTGGTCGGCAACGGCCTTGAACTTCTTCTCATCGTAGTTAACCATGTCCATCTTGTTGATGCTGACGATCATGTAGTTGATACCAAGGGTCTTGGCGAGGAAGGCGTGCTCCTTGGTCTGCGGCATGATACCGTCGGTGGCGGCAACCACGAGAACGGCAGCGTCAGCCTGGCTGGCACCGGTGATCATGTTCTTGACGAAGTCCCTGTGGCCGGGGGCATCGATGATGGTGATGTACCTGTGCGGGGTCTCGAACTTGGTGTGGGCAACGTCAATGGTGATACCGCGCTCGCGCTCCTCCTTGAGTCTGTCCATAACCCAAGCGAACTTGAAGGACTTGCCCTTCTCACCCATCTGCTCGAACTTCTGGATGATGTTCTCCGGGATGTTCTGGCTGTCGAACAGGAGCCTTCCAACGGTGGTGCTCTTACCATGGTCGACGTGTCCGATAAAGACAATGTTAATGTGTGGCTTCTCCTTAGCCATTTTCAAACACCTCCAAACTTTGGTCTACTCCGGCTGAGTAGGATGGCTTTTTAAATCTTTCGAACCTCGGCCCCCTCTGGCAGGAAACCCACCGTCGTTCGGGGAGACCTCACGAGTTCCGTTCCTACTTACGGGGCAGGTTTAAAAAGTTAACTAACCCGGTTTAAACACTGGCTTGTCAAGTGCGCGGGTGGTGGCTTTTTAACAAAAGTTCCAGGCAACCCCAAAATTTTTAAAGCCGCTCTCTGTTTTATACACTCTGGTGGTGCCTATCGTCCACGGTAGCACTAACTTTAGCTTCTAAACTACGGGGGTTTCTTTCTGGATTGATCCTAGTCCAGGCATCACTGTTAAAGTTTTTAAGCCACCCTTCTGAGGGTATTCCATCTTCAACAAACCGAAAAAGGTGATGACCGTGCTTCCCAAGACCTACGACCCCAACGAGATTGAGCCGAAATGGCAGAAGTTCTGGCTGGATGAACGGATTTACAAATATGAGCTGGATGAAAAGAGGCCGAGCTACGCGATAGACACTCCCCCGCCGTTCACGAGCGGAACGCTCCACCTCGGCCACGTTTTAAGCCATACCTGGATCGATATAATAGCCCGCTATAAGAGAATGACCGGCTACAACGTGCTCTTTCCGCAGGGCTTCGACAACCACGGCCTTCCAACCGAGTTAAAGGTTGAGAAAGAGTTTGGAATAAGCAAGGACCAGCCAGAGAAGTTCCTACAGAAGTGTGTTGAGTGGACGTGGCAGGCCATCGAGGCCATGCGCAACCAGTTCATTCGCATAGGTTACTCCGCCGACTGGGATCTCGAGTACCACACGATGGACGACTGGTACAAGGCTGCAGTCCAGAAGTCCCTTCTTGAGTTCTACAAGAAGGGAATGCTCTACCGCGACGAGCACCCGGTCTACTGGTGCCCGCACTGCAGGACGAGTTTAGCAAAGGCAGAGGTCGGTTACGTTGAGGAGGAGGGATTCCTCTACTACATTAAGCTCCCTCTAGCTGACGGCTCTGGTCATGTTCCGATAGCGACGACAAGGCCCGAGCTGGTGCCCGCCTGTGTGGCTGTATTCGTCCACCCCGAGGACGAGCGCTATAAAGACGTCGTCGGCAAGAAGGTGAAGCTCCCGATATTCGGGAGGGAAGTTCCGGTTATAGCCGATACCGACGTTGACCCAACCTTTGGAACCGGTGCGGTCTACAACTGTACCTACGGTGACGAGCAGGACGTGGTCTGGCAGAAGCGCTACAGTCTGCCGGTTATCATAGCCATCAACGAAGACGGAACCATGAACGAGAGGGCCGGGCCGTACGCAGGTCTCAAGACAGAGGAGGCAAGGAAGAGAATAGCCAAAGACCTGGAAGAACATGGACTCCTCTACAAGAGGGAGAGGATAAAACACCGCGTTCTCAGGCACACTGAGAGAAGCTCCTGCATGGCGCCGATTGAACTCCTGCCGAAGAAGCAGTGGTTCATCAAGGTCAAAGACTTCACAGACGAGATAGTGAAAGTAGCGGAGCGGATCAATTGGTACCCGAGCGATATGTTCCTCCGTCTGAAGGACTGGGCTGAGTCAATGGACTGGGACTGGGTCATAAGTAGGCAGCGTGTCTTTGGAACACCTATCCCGTTCTGGGTCTGCAAGAACGGGGAGGTTATCCTGCCGAACGAGGAAGACCTGCCAGTTGACCCGCGCTTTGACAGACCCCCAAGGAAGTGCTCCGACGGTAGCGATCCGGAGCCGGTAACTGACGTCCTCGACTGCTGGGTCGACTCGAGCATGAGCGCGCTGATGATAAGCCACTGGTACGACGCAATAAGAGGCAACAAGGGAGGAAAGCGCTGGTTCGAGCACAACTTCCCGACGGCACTCAGGCCACAGGGAACCGACATCATCAGGACGTGGGCGTTCTACACGATATTCAGGACGTGGGTTCTAACCGGCGAAAGGCCATGGGATGACGCCCTTATCAACGGTATGGTCGCTGGCCCCGACGGCAGGAAGATGAGCAAGAGCTACGGCAACGTGGTGGCTCCTGATGAGGTCATTCCGAAGTACGGAGCCGACGCGCTCAGGCTCTGGACCGCTTTAGCGCCGCCCGGGGAGGACCACCCGTTCAAGTGGGAGACCGTTGACTATAACTACCGCTTCCTCCAGAAGGTCTGGAACATTTACCGCTTCGCCGAGAGACACCTTAAGGACTTTGACCCGGTGAATGCCCCAGCTGAGCTTGAACCCCTCGACCGCTGGATTCTCTCGAGGCTGCACAGGCTCATAAAGTTCACCACCGAGGAGATGGAGAGATACCGCTTCAACCTCCTTACTAGGGAGCTGATAAACTTCGTCTGGCACGAGGTGGCGGACGACTACCTTGAGATGATCAAGTACCGCCTCTACGGTGACGACGAGGAGAGCAAGCTCAGGGCCAAGGTTGCCCTCTACGAGCTGCTTTACAACGCCATGCTCCTCCTCGCGCCGCTCACACCACACATCACGGAGGAACTCTATCAGAACCTCTTCCGCGAGAGGATCG
This genomic window from Thermococcus sp. contains:
- a CDS encoding DUF763 domain-containing protein; the protein is MRNVAELPLHGGHVPPWLAHRMRKLTRLVLLLAVDEYGTKGLLERLSDPVWFQAFNNVIGMDWDSSGSTTVTAGMIKDVLWREEFGVKAAGGKGKKSRATPEELREIVELYGLDPKPYIRTSRLVAKVDTVALQTGYQLYHHVFFLDEEGNWAVIQQGMNKRERMARRFHWFDAETFALDPHKAIAGLKAEFALNTVSREGREYQKTLLDIVQEKPAKIERELESLKAMAKGYRPLVYYKPREPWEKDLLKRYESLGRIELNKKALEFARELSVNNYEEFLLLKGLGPSTLRALSLVLELVYDVHPSWKDPVTHPPDPFKFTYAVGGKDRVPFPIDKPAYGELISFLEELVSRHPEEKSLVRNVTRITKNWKFPEGEKKAT
- a CDS encoding damage-control phosphatase; its protein translation is MKIHYECFACAANQCQKIVEIGTNDLKLRKRGVIEAAKLMARINNDSIPAIFGSEVFLGVYRAIGNDDPFRDYKELSNRLAEGVVSDIEKEAEKIDLKTALKLAIIGNVIDFAVGYAPEKIEEDVKTMLGEELYVDESGELFEELGRARTLLYLTDNCGEIYFDRLFIKKLKEAFPHLEIYVAGKEGPIINDATVEDLREAGFDGFTEIISAGTRIVGVPLDRVSEEFKEVFERAQVIIAKGQGNFETLSEVKDGRIFYLLKAKCKPIARELRVPQGSMVCMRAR
- the rpsJ gene encoding 30S ribosomal protein S10, with translation MQKARIKLASTDIKALNEVTDQIKQIAERTGVRMSGPIPLPTKRIRITTRKSPDGEGTATFDKFELRVHKRLVDIEADERAMRQIMRIRVPEDVTIEIELIS
- the tuf gene encoding translation elongation factor EF-1 subunit alpha, giving the protein MAKEKPHINIVFIGHVDHGKSTTVGRLLFDSQNIPENIIQKFEQMGEKGKSFKFAWVMDRLKEERERGITIDVAHTKFETPHRYITIIDAPGHRDFVKNMITGASQADAAVLVVAATDGIMPQTKEHAFLAKTLGINYMIVSINKMDMVNYDEKKFKAVADQVKKLLMMLGYKNVQIIPTSAWNGDNIVHKSDKMPWYNGPTLFEALDQIPEPPKPTDKPLRIPIQDVYSIKGVGTVPVGRVETGVLKVGDVVLFEPASTIFHKDIKGEVKSIEMHHEAMPEAYPGDNIGFNVRGVGKNDIKRGDVAGHPDTPPTVVRPKDTFKAQIIVLNHPTAITIGYTPVLHAHTLQVAVKFEQLLAKLDPRTGNIVEENPQFIKTGDSAIVVLRPTKPMVIEPVKEIPQMGRFAIRDMGQTVAAGMVISVQKGE
- a CDS encoding valine--tRNA ligase → MLPKTYDPNEIEPKWQKFWLDERIYKYELDEKRPSYAIDTPPPFTSGTLHLGHVLSHTWIDIIARYKRMTGYNVLFPQGFDNHGLPTELKVEKEFGISKDQPEKFLQKCVEWTWQAIEAMRNQFIRIGYSADWDLEYHTMDDWYKAAVQKSLLEFYKKGMLYRDEHPVYWCPHCRTSLAKAEVGYVEEEGFLYYIKLPLADGSGHVPIATTRPELVPACVAVFVHPEDERYKDVVGKKVKLPIFGREVPVIADTDVDPTFGTGAVYNCTYGDEQDVVWQKRYSLPVIIAINEDGTMNERAGPYAGLKTEEARKRIAKDLEEHGLLYKRERIKHRVLRHTERSSCMAPIELLPKKQWFIKVKDFTDEIVKVAERINWYPSDMFLRLKDWAESMDWDWVISRQRVFGTPIPFWVCKNGEVILPNEEDLPVDPRFDRPPRKCSDGSDPEPVTDVLDCWVDSSMSALMISHWYDAIRGNKGGKRWFEHNFPTALRPQGTDIIRTWAFYTIFRTWVLTGERPWDDALINGMVAGPDGRKMSKSYGNVVAPDEVIPKYGADALRLWTALAPPGEDHPFKWETVDYNYRFLQKVWNIYRFAERHLKDFDPVNAPAELEPLDRWILSRLHRLIKFTTEEMERYRFNLLTRELINFVWHEVADDYLEMIKYRLYGDDEESKLRAKVALYELLYNAMLLLAPLTPHITEELYQNLFRERIGVKSVHLLDWPKYNEEKIDENAEKLGELAREIVGAMRRYKNGHGLALNAKLKHVAIYAIDSYEKIKAIERDIAGTMNIERLEIIRGEPELEERIIEIKPNFRTVGPKYGKLVPKITTHLKENAEKVAKTLKESGKVEFKIDGQRVELAKEDIIIRKAVFSEGEKVETAVVEDAVILFF